In the genome of Treponema pedis, one region contains:
- the glgX gene encoding glycogen debranching protein GlgX, with amino-acid sequence MSKLSFLKGKPLPLGAKVNSYGVNFCVFSRHASSVTLHLFENEKDEKPAFSFKLDPNINKTGDLWHIFVKGLKKGAFYLYTASGLFSPYEGHLFNENNFLLDPYAKQLTDSSIFNSEQTKKFRLNKQNGEAFFNTEKTAKGFPKCIVIDDEEFDWDNDSPINLPLHKCIIYEAHLKGMSFLNTRIDEKKRGKFSGLIEVIPYLKKLGITSLELLPVFEFDENENFNKNPTTGETLKNYWGYSTLSFFAPKTSYAENPKNAVNEFKFMVKEFHKAGIEIILDVVFNHSAEGNENGAVFSFKGFDNSIYYHLEENKSLYKNYSGCGNTVNASHPAVGQFIIDCLRYWVTEMHIDGFRFDLASILARNKDGNIEAASSLLNAIEEDPVLRSTKIIAEPWDAAGGYMVGAFPGRWAEWNDLYRDALKTFWLQPNPDIRKLATRVTGSSDLYLKNGRRPYQSVNFICCHDGFTLYDLLSYSQKHNEENGENNNDGSNNNFSFNHGTEGPACDKIEIIRKRMAKNILIALLLSAGTPMLNMGDEVFRTQNGNNNAYCQDNFISWFDWSSVNTNNDLFEFTKKLINLRITHFSFIRKSFFTGIAKAYGAGSDLQWFNSEAKTPDWNSPSSFLAFLIDGNKINLESDCNDNDFYIMFNGYDSDITAKLPAPSSGGLWHRLIDTSYPFKEDFIDENKTEEIQNQDIYVVFAKTAVVLISK; translated from the coding sequence ATGAGCAAATTATCGTTTTTAAAAGGAAAACCGCTGCCTTTGGGCGCAAAGGTAAATTCTTACGGAGTAAATTTTTGCGTGTTTTCAAGACACGCTTCTTCAGTTACATTACATTTGTTTGAAAATGAAAAAGACGAAAAACCTGCATTCAGTTTTAAACTTGACCCGAATATAAATAAAACCGGAGACCTCTGGCATATTTTCGTCAAGGGCCTAAAAAAAGGAGCTTTTTATCTTTATACTGCAAGCGGGCTTTTTTCACCTTATGAAGGACATTTATTTAATGAGAATAATTTCTTGCTGGACCCTTATGCAAAACAACTTACCGATTCCTCTATTTTTAATTCGGAGCAAACAAAAAAATTCAGGCTGAATAAGCAAAACGGAGAGGCGTTTTTCAATACGGAAAAAACGGCAAAAGGCTTTCCAAAATGTATTGTAATCGACGATGAAGAATTCGACTGGGACAATGATTCCCCCATAAATTTACCCTTGCATAAGTGTATTATTTACGAAGCTCATTTAAAAGGAATGAGTTTTTTAAATACCCGCATCGATGAAAAAAAACGCGGAAAATTTTCAGGCCTTATCGAAGTTATTCCATATTTAAAAAAGCTGGGCATTACATCGCTTGAGCTCTTACCCGTTTTTGAATTCGATGAAAATGAAAATTTTAATAAAAATCCTACAACCGGAGAAACCTTAAAAAATTATTGGGGCTACAGCACCTTGTCATTTTTTGCGCCTAAGACATCTTATGCGGAAAATCCGAAAAATGCCGTAAACGAATTTAAATTTATGGTCAAGGAATTTCATAAAGCGGGTATAGAAATTATTTTAGATGTTGTATTTAATCACTCGGCGGAAGGGAATGAAAACGGAGCGGTTTTCTCATTTAAAGGTTTTGATAACTCAATTTATTATCATCTTGAAGAAAACAAAAGTTTATACAAAAACTATTCGGGCTGCGGAAATACTGTAAATGCTTCTCACCCCGCCGTCGGTCAATTTATTATAGACTGTCTGCGCTATTGGGTTACTGAAATGCATATCGACGGCTTCCGTTTTGATTTAGCTTCAATATTGGCCAGAAACAAGGACGGAAATATAGAAGCCGCCTCTTCTTTATTAAATGCAATAGAAGAAGACCCCGTTTTACGCTCCACAAAAATAATTGCGGAACCTTGGGACGCTGCCGGAGGTTATATGGTAGGAGCATTCCCCGGAAGATGGGCCGAATGGAACGATTTATATAGAGATGCCTTAAAAACTTTTTGGCTTCAACCTAATCCCGATATTAGAAAATTGGCAACCAGAGTAACGGGCTCTTCGGACTTATACTTAAAAAACGGAAGACGCCCGTATCAATCCGTAAATTTTATTTGTTGCCATGACGGCTTTACACTGTATGACTTACTCAGCTATTCTCAAAAACACAATGAAGAAAACGGCGAAAACAATAATGACGGCTCAAATAATAATTTCAGTTTTAACCACGGAACGGAAGGGCCCGCCTGTGATAAAATAGAAATTATACGTAAGCGTATGGCTAAAAACATTTTAATAGCCCTTTTACTTTCCGCAGGAACTCCTATGTTAAACATGGGTGATGAAGTTTTCAGAACTCAAAACGGTAACAACAATGCTTATTGTCAGGATAATTTTATTTCGTGGTTTGACTGGTCTTCAGTTAATACAAACAATGATTTATTTGAATTTACTAAAAAACTTATTAACCTCAGAATAACACATTTTTCTTTTATACGAAAAAGTTTTTTCACAGGCATTGCGAAAGCATACGGAGCAGGAAGCGACCTTCAATGGTTTAACAGCGAAGCTAAAACACCCGATTGGAACTCCCCGTCAAGTTTTCTGGCCTTTTTAATTGACGGAAATAAAATCAACTTGGAAAGCGATTGTAACGATAATGATTTTTATATTATGTTTAACGGCTACGATTCCGATATTACAGCAAAATTACCGGCACCTTCTTCAGGCGGACTGTGGCACCGTTTAATCGATACTTCGTATCCGTTTAAGGAAGATTTTATAGACGAAAATAAAACGGAAGAAATTCAAAATCAGGACATATATGTGGTTTTTGCAAAAACAGCCGTAGTACTGATTTCAAAATAA
- a CDS encoding dicarboxylate/amino acid:cation symporter has product MNKKLVWMILGAFILGLAAGIILWQSGVNIDGYVSWIQPFGQILVSMLKMIVIPVILLSLISGAASLPTKEFGKIGIKVIIWYFITSLFAAIVGSFLAVAFNPGAGTSHTEWAALMKSAAGEVNPASAGSLADVFLSMFQNPFQALAQGNFLAIIVFSIAFGIALKIISENENPKLREGAAQFLNIIETCKETVFKMVDWILAYSPIGVFCLTSVNFAQYGSSLFGPYIMLTLGVVIGIIVMVFAVYPIMIAVSTRKNPITVMLKLREPMLTSFVTRSSAATLPVSLRTAKEELRISDNLSSFSLPLGSTVNMDGVCVHLPMFAVLAANMFGAEMGFIPLLVLVITTVLVSVGAGGVPGGSLMLLFIILQNMNLGADQIAIIVGLALGINPILDMFETMNNVTGDLVCTYCVAEMSDMIEDKEVNKN; this is encoded by the coding sequence ATGAATAAAAAGCTTGTTTGGATGATTTTAGGCGCATTCATTCTCGGTTTGGCTGCCGGTATTATATTATGGCAGTCGGGTGTTAACATTGACGGATATGTATCATGGATTCAGCCTTTCGGACAAATTCTGGTTTCAATGTTAAAAATGATAGTTATTCCGGTAATTTTACTTTCTCTGATTTCCGGTGCGGCCTCTTTGCCTACAAAAGAATTCGGAAAAATAGGAATAAAAGTAATTATCTGGTATTTTATAACATCTCTTTTTGCGGCAATTGTCGGGTCGTTTTTGGCGGTAGCTTTTAATCCGGGTGCGGGGACTTCCCACACGGAATGGGCTGCTTTAATGAAAAGTGCGGCAGGCGAAGTAAATCCCGCTTCTGCAGGTTCTTTAGCCGATGTATTTTTAAGTATGTTTCAAAATCCGTTCCAAGCCTTGGCTCAGGGGAATTTTCTTGCCATAATAGTTTTTTCAATTGCTTTCGGCATCGCTCTTAAAATAATTTCGGAGAATGAAAATCCGAAATTACGTGAAGGAGCGGCTCAATTTTTAAATATAATTGAAACCTGTAAAGAAACCGTATTTAAAATGGTAGATTGGATTTTAGCTTATTCCCCGATAGGTGTATTTTGTCTTACTTCGGTAAATTTTGCACAATACGGGTCCAGTTTATTCGGTCCTTATATAATGCTTACTTTAGGTGTAGTAATAGGTATTATTGTTATGGTATTTGCAGTTTACCCTATTATGATAGCGGTTTCCACAAGGAAAAATCCTATAACGGTTATGTTAAAACTGCGTGAACCCATGTTGACTTCTTTTGTTACGAGGAGTTCCGCTGCCACCTTGCCGGTTTCACTTAGAACGGCAAAAGAAGAACTTAGAATAAGTGATAATCTTTCATCTTTTTCTTTGCCGCTCGGGTCTACGGTAAATATGGACGGTGTTTGCGTTCACTTACCTATGTTTGCGGTTTTAGCTGCCAATATGTTCGGAGCCGAAATGGGGTTTATACCGTTGTTGGTTTTGGTAATAACTACGGTTTTGGTATCGGTAGGTGCCGGAGGAGTTCCCGGCGGAAGTTTAATGCTTCTTTTTATTATCTTGCAAAATATGAATTTGGGTGCCGACCAAATTGCAATTATAGTAGGTCTTGCTTTAGGTATTAACCCCATATTGGATATGTTTGAAACAATGAATAACGTAACAGGCGACCTTGTATGTACATACTGCGTTGCCGAAATGTCGGATATGATTGAAGATAAGGAAGTTAATAAAAACTGA